One Mycolicibacterium crocinum DNA window includes the following coding sequences:
- a CDS encoding acyl-CoA dehydrogenase family protein, translating to MSFELTEDQELIRKSVRELASRFDDHYWMEKDQGHEFPQEFYDAIAGGGWLGMTIPEEYGGHGLGITEATILAEEVARSGGGMNAASSIHMSIFGMQPVVVFGSDEMKAATLPRIVNGDLHVCFGVTEPGAGLDTSRITTFAKRDGDHYVVNGRKVWISKALESEKILLLTRTTPREEAAKPTDGLSLFLTDIDRDHVDIRPIKKMGRNAVSSNEVFIDDLRIPVSDRIGEEGKGFSYILHGLNPERMLIAAEALGIGRVALDRAVKYANERVVFDRPIGMNQGIQFPLADSLARLDAAELILRKATWLYDNGKSCGREANMAKYLCADAGFAAADRALQTHGGMGYSEEYHISRFFRESRLMKIAPVSQEMILNFLGANVLGLPKSY from the coding sequence ATGAGCTTCGAACTGACCGAAGATCAGGAACTGATCCGGAAGTCGGTGCGCGAGCTGGCATCACGCTTCGACGACCACTACTGGATGGAAAAGGACCAGGGGCACGAGTTCCCCCAAGAGTTCTACGACGCCATCGCCGGTGGTGGCTGGCTCGGCATGACCATCCCCGAGGAGTACGGCGGCCACGGCCTGGGCATCACCGAGGCGACCATCCTGGCCGAGGAGGTCGCCCGCTCCGGTGGCGGCATGAACGCCGCGAGTTCCATCCACATGTCGATCTTTGGCATGCAGCCGGTGGTGGTGTTCGGCTCCGATGAGATGAAGGCGGCCACGCTGCCGCGGATCGTCAACGGCGACTTGCATGTCTGCTTCGGTGTCACCGAACCCGGTGCCGGACTTGATACTTCGCGCATCACGACATTCGCCAAGCGGGACGGTGACCATTACGTCGTCAACGGCCGCAAGGTGTGGATCTCCAAGGCGCTGGAGTCCGAGAAGATCCTGCTGCTGACCCGGACCACTCCCCGCGAAGAGGCGGCCAAGCCGACCGATGGTCTTTCCCTATTTCTCACCGACATCGACCGCGACCACGTCGACATCCGGCCCATCAAGAAGATGGGGCGCAACGCCGTCAGCTCCAACGAGGTGTTCATCGACGATCTGCGGATCCCGGTGTCCGACCGCATCGGCGAAGAGGGCAAGGGTTTCTCGTACATCCTGCACGGGCTCAACCCGGAGCGGATGCTGATCGCCGCCGAGGCCCTGGGCATCGGCCGGGTGGCGCTGGACCGGGCGGTGAAGTACGCCAACGAGCGTGTGGTGTTCGACCGGCCGATCGGGATGAATCAGGGCATCCAGTTCCCGCTGGCGGACTCGCTGGCGCGCCTCGACGCCGCCGAACTGATCCTGCGCAAGGCGACCTGGCTCTACGACAACGGCAAGTCGTGCGGACGGGAAGCCAATATGGCCAAGTACCTGTGCGCGGATGCCGGGTTCGCGGCGGCCGACCGTGCGCTGCAGACCCACGGCGGCATGGGCTATTCCGAGGAGTACCACATCTCCCGGTTCTTCCGGGAGTCGCGCCTGATGAAGATCGCGCCGGTCAGCCAGGAGATGATTCTGAACTTCCTCGGCGCGAACGTGCTCGGCCTGCCCAAGAGCTACTAG
- a CDS encoding amidohydrolase family protein gives MRKEDMILISVDDHIVEPPDMFANHLPKKYADDAPRLVHNPDGSDMWRFRDITIPNVALNAVAGRPKEEYGLEPQGLDEIRPGCYNVDERVKDMNAGGILGSMCFPSFPGFAGRLFATEDAEFSLALVQAYNDWHVEEWCGAYPARFIPMTLPVIWDPVACAAEIRRNAARGVHSLTFTENPAAMGYPSFHDFEHWKPMWDALVDTDTVLNVHIGSSGRLAITAPDAPMDVMITLQPMNIVQAAADLLWSRPIKEYPDLKIALSEGGTGWIPYFLERADRTFEMHSTWTGQDFKGKKPSEVFRDHFLTCFISDHVGVQLRNDVGIDNICWEADYPHSDSMWPGAPEQLDEVLREHNVPDDEINKMTYQNAMRWYHWDPFTHISKEQATIGALRKAAEGHDVSIQALSKKEKTGANFADFAANAKELSGNKD, from the coding sequence ATGCGTAAAGAGGACATGATCCTGATCAGCGTCGACGACCACATCGTCGAGCCGCCCGACATGTTCGCCAACCACCTGCCGAAGAAATATGCCGACGATGCGCCTCGGCTGGTGCACAACCCCGACGGCTCGGACATGTGGCGCTTCCGCGACATCACGATCCCGAATGTGGCGTTGAATGCGGTGGCCGGCCGGCCCAAGGAGGAGTACGGGTTGGAGCCGCAGGGTCTCGATGAGATCCGGCCGGGTTGTTACAACGTCGACGAACGTGTGAAGGATATGAACGCCGGGGGCATCCTGGGGTCGATGTGTTTCCCGTCGTTCCCCGGGTTCGCCGGCCGACTGTTCGCCACCGAAGACGCGGAGTTCTCGCTGGCGTTGGTGCAGGCCTACAACGACTGGCATGTCGAGGAATGGTGCGGGGCCTATCCGGCGCGGTTCATTCCGATGACGCTGCCGGTGATCTGGGACCCGGTGGCCTGCGCCGCGGAGATCCGCCGCAACGCCGCACGGGGCGTGCACTCCCTGACGTTCACCGAAAACCCGGCCGCCATGGGCTATCCCAGCTTCCACGACTTCGAGCACTGGAAACCGATGTGGGACGCCCTGGTCGACACCGACACCGTGCTCAACGTCCACATCGGCTCCTCGGGCCGGCTGGCGATCACCGCCCCCGATGCGCCGATGGACGTGATGATCACCCTGCAACCAATGAACATCGTCCAAGCTGCCGCCGACCTGCTGTGGTCACGGCCGATCAAGGAATACCCCGACCTCAAAATCGCTTTGAGTGAGGGCGGCACCGGCTGGATCCCGTACTTCCTCGAGCGCGCCGATCGCACCTTCGAGATGCACTCGACCTGGACCGGGCAGGACTTCAAGGGCAAGAAGCCCTCGGAGGTGTTCCGCGATCACTTCCTGACCTGTTTCATCTCCGATCACGTCGGGGTGCAACTGCGCAACGACGTCGGCATCGACAACATCTGCTGGGAAGCCGACTACCCTCACTCCGATTCGATGTGGCCCGGTGCCCCCGAACAACTCGACGAGGTACTGCGCGAACACAACGTGCCCGACGACGAGATCAACAAAATGACCTACCAGAACGCGATGCGCTGGTACCACTGGGACCCCTTCACGCATATCTCCAAGGAGCAGGCCACGATCGGCGCACTGCGCAAGGCAGCTGAGGGACACGACGTCTCCATCCAGGCGCTGTCGAAGAAGGAGAAGACCGGCGCAAACTTCGCCGACTTCGCAGCGAATGCCAAGGAGCTGTCCGGCAACAAGGACTGA